GCCCGCGTGCCCGAACCCCGGCTCACCGGAGTCGGGCACGCGGCCGGGCAACGCGGCGAGGTCCGGATCGAGGGCGGCCAGGGTCGCCAGGGTCGCCGGGTCCAGCTGTCCGAGATGCGGCGAGGCGTGGCGCAGGCCGCGCAGCAGGGCGTGCAGCGGTGCGTGCCGGTGCAGCTCGGAGCCGCGCAGGGTCAGGACCGTGCCCCGGCGACGCGCGAACGCCTGCGCCAGGGCCGTCTTGCCCGCCCCCGCCTCGCCCTGGAGCAGCAGCAGTTGCCCGGGCGGGGCGGTGTCGGCCCAGGTGTCCAGTTGTGCCAGCAGCGCCTCGCGGCCCACCAGCGGCGGGGCCTGCCAGGTCCAGGGCGAGGCGGGGAGGGGGCGCGGGGGCGGGGCGGGCGGGGCCAGCTCCACCCCAAGCTGCGGCGCGAAGCCGAATTCGGCCCGGAACCTCGCGGCGAAGGCCCGCTGCACCTGCGTCGCCTCGCCCAGCTGCCCGGCCGCCAGCAGCCGGCCCACCAGACCGTCGCAGGCCGCTTCCGACAGGGGCGCAGCGGTCAGGAAGGCGCGGGCCAGCTCCATCGCCTCGCGCGCGCGGCCACTGTGGTCGAGCTGCGAGAGCCGCCCCCCGAAGGCCGAGAGCCGCAGCGCCCCGAGCCGCTCGCGCTCGGCCAGAAGCCACTCCTCGAGGTCCGGCAGGCCGCTCAGGTCGGTGCCGCACAGCAGCTCGCCCCGCCAGGCGGCCAGCGCCGAGACCCAGTCTCCGCGCTCCACGTCGCGGCGAAACTGCGCGGCGTCGCATCCGGCCTTCAGCTCGAGCACCTCTCCCTCGGCCGCCAGATAGGGCGCGAGCGGCGTCGCCCTGAGGCGGTGGACCTCCAGGCGCAGCCGGGCGCGCGGGTCGGCCTCGTCGGGGAAAAACAGCGGGCACAGGTCTTGGCGGCGCTGCGGCCCGCACAGGGCGAGATAGGTCAGCAGGGCCAGGCGCCGGGGCCGCAGCGGCAGACGCTGCCCCGTGACCTGAACCGTAGGTGTTCCGAGAACCGACAGCACCAGCATGTCCTGGCCTCCGTGCGCGGCGCGGCGGGGAGGGGTGGGGACCGCCGGCCCGGCTGGAATTCAGCTTAACAAGAGCGGCGGGGGAGCGCGCGCGTCCGGGTCCCTAGCCCCCCAGGTAACTCGCCACCACCGCCGGATCGTCGGCCAGGCGTGAGGCCGGCCCCTCGGCGCTGACCTGCCCACCTTCGAGCACGTAGCCGTAGTCGCTGATCGCCAGGGCGGCGCGGGCGTTCTGCTCGACGATCAGGACCGTGACGCCCGAGGCGCGCAGCTCGGCCACGATGCGCAGGATCTCGCGCACGATCAGCGGGGCGAGGCCCAGCGACGGCTCGTCGAGGAGCAGCAGCCGGGGCCGGGCCATCAAGGCGCGGCCGATGGCCAGCATCTGCTGCTCGCCGCCCGAGAGGGTACCCGCGTGCTGGGTGCGGCGCTCGCGCAGGCGGGGAAAGCGGGCATACACGCCGTCCAGGTCGCCCGCGCCCCCGGCGGGTGTAGGCCCCCCAGGCGCAGGTTGTCCTCGACCGTCATCGCGCCGAACAGTTCTCGGCGCTCGGGCACCAGCGTCATCCCGGCGGCCACGCGGCTTTCCAGCGGCACGTGGCGCAGCGCCCGGCCGCCGTACTCGACGGTGCCCCTGGACGGCAGCGCCCCCATGACGGCGGCGAGCAGCGTGCTCTTGCCCGCCCCGTTGGCCCCGATCACCGAGACGATCTGACCCGCGCCGACGCTCAGGTTCACGCCGCGCACCGCCTCGACGCGGCCGTAACTGACGTGCAGGTCGTCCACCCGCAGCAACAGTTCACCTGTATTCTGACCCGTCACGCGCCCACCTCCGCACCCAGGTAGGCCTCGCGCACGGCGGCGTTGGCGCGCACCTCGCGCGGGCTGCCCTGGGCGAGTTCCTGGCCGCCGTTCATGACGACCAGGCGGTCCACCAGCCCCATCACGAGGTCCATGTCGTGCTCGACGATGAGGATGGTCACGCCCTCCTCGCGCAGTTTGCGCAGCAGCGCGGCGAGTTCGGCCTTCTCGCCGTAGCGCAGGCCCGCCGCCGGCTCGTCGAGGAGCAGGAAGGCGGGGTCGGCCACGAGCGCGCGGGCGATCTCCAGCAGGCGCTGCTGCCCCAGCGCGAGGTTGCCGGCGAGGTCGAAGGCCCGGTCGCGCAGCCCCACGCGTTCCAGTTGCGCCAGGGCGGCCTGTTGCAGCGCGGCCTCCTCGCGGCGCTCCAGGTGGAGCAGGCTGCCGAGCATGCCGGCGCGGGCGCGGGCGTAACCGCCCATCATCGCGTTTTCGAGCAGGCTGAGTTCGGAGAACTGCTTGACGTGCTGGAAGGTCCGGCTCAGGCCCAGGCGGTGGATGGTGCGTGCGGGCAGTCGCCCGGCCGCGCGCCCCAGGACCGTCACCGCGCCCGAGGTCGCCGGGCTGACCCCGGTCACGAGGTTGAACATGGTGCTCTTGCCCGCGCCGTTGGGGCCGATCAGGCCCACGATCTCGCCGGCGTTCACGGTGAAGCTCACGTCGTTCACCGCCCGCAGGCCGCCGAACTGCTTGACGGCGTGCTCGACCCGCAGCACCTCCATGCCCCGCGCGGGCAGGGGCCGGTGCGGGAAGGTCAGCGCCCGCGTCAGCAGCCGGGGCGGCCCGGCGGGCACGAGGCGTTCGAGCAGCGGCCACAGCCCCCGGCGTGCGAATTGCAGCGTCAGGATGATCAATATGCCCAGCGCCACGGTCTCGTAGTTGCCCGAGGTGCCCAGCAGCGCGGGCAGCAGGTCCTGCAATCCCTCGCGCAGCAGCGTGATGAGCACTGCCCCCGCCACGCCGCCCCACACGTACCCGGCCCCGCCCAGCACGGCCATGAACAGGTACTCGATCCCCACGTTCAGGCCGAAGGGCGTGGGGTTCACGAAGCGCTGCTGGTGCGCGTACAGCCACCCCGCCGCCGAGGCGAACACCGCCGAGAGCACGAAGACCTGCACCCGCAGCGCGAAGGTGCTCGCCCCGAAGGCCTCGGCGACCACCGTGCCGCTGCGCAGCGCCCGCATGGCCCGGCCCACGCGGCTGCTCAGCAGGAACTGCGCGGCCACGATGCCCAGCGCCAGAAAGACGAGCGCGAGGTAGGCGAAGCGGCGCGGGTCGTCGAGCGTGACCCCCAGCACCGAAACCGGCGGCAGGCCGCGCAGCCCGGTAAAGCCCCCCAGCGCGGGCGTGTTGCCGAACACGTAGTACAGGCTGATGCCCCAGGCGATGGTCGCCAGCGGCAGGTAATGCCCCTGCATCCGCAGCGTGACGAGGCCCAGGACCAGGGCGACCGCCGCCGTCACCGCCATACCGGCCGGCAGCGTCAGCCAGGGGTTCCAGCCGTGCGCGGTGGTGAGCACCGCCGTCGTGT
The genomic region above belongs to Deinococcus gobiensis I-0 and contains:
- a CDS encoding ABC transporter permease subunit, which encodes MSAPAVSAPRRPAARTVLAVLAGLAALALPLALPEFQVTLLTNIAIAALTVVGLVLLTGVAGLTSFGQAAFMGVGAYTTAVLTTAHGWNPWLTLPAGMAVTAAVALVLGLVTLRMQGHYLPLATIAWGISLYYVFGNTPALGGFTGLRGLPPVSVLGVTLDDPRRFAYLALVFLALGIVAAQFLLSSRVGRAMRALRSGTVVAEAFGASTFALRVQVFVLSAVFASAAGWLYAHQQRFVNPTPFGLNVGIEYLFMAVLGGAGYVWGGVAGAVLITLLREGLQDLLPALLGTSGNYETVALGILIILTLQFARRGLWPLLERLVPAGPPRLLTRALTFPHRPLPARGMEVLRVEHAVKQFGGLRAVNDVSFTVNAGEIVGLIGPNGAGKSTMFNLVTGVSPATSGAVTVLGRAAGRLPARTIHRLGLSRTFQHVKQFSELSLLENAMMGGYARARAGMLGSLLHLERREEAALQQAALAQLERVGLRDRAFDLAGNLALGQQRLLEIARALVADPAFLLLDEPAAGLRYGEKAELAALLRKLREEGVTILIVEHDMDLVMGLVDRLVVMNGGQELAQGSPREVRANAAVREAYLGAEVGA